The Stomatobaculum sp. F0698 genomic sequence GAGCACAAAGGCCGGAAGTGAGACCAGATAAAAGGAGGGCGTGGATAAGGTAAGCGAGGAGAATGTAAACATAATGACCGCCAACATGAGCACCGTCCTCAAAATCTGGATGGGCATAGCTGCCTTGGTATCCCAGTGAAGCACGCTCCAGAGGAAGGCAATCACCAGTCCCACAATTGCCGCATAGGTTCTGATCTCCGTGCTGACCAAGGGGAAGGCAAGCCTCCAGAGACGCTTGGTCTGCGGCAAATCCCGGTAAGCTAGGTGCAGCGGTGTATGCAAGATGCGCGGTAACAACAGGAAGACAAAGAGCAAAAGCCCGAAGCCAAGACCAAACAGGAGCCAGTCCTTTCTCGCTTTCCTATCCCGCACAAACAGCGTCAGCATGAGGAAGGCCATGCTCGGCAGCAGCATGAGGTAAGTCAGCTTGCAGGCCACACCGAAACCGAGAAAGAGCGCGGCGCTCCACTTGTTCTTTTGCACATCCGAGAGCAACAAGAGCCCAAGCAGGGTGCAGTAGACCGGCAGCATATCAAACTGAATGAAGATGATGGCAATCCAGAAGCAAAGCGGATTAAAGACAGAGAAATAGTAGACTTCCCGTGCCCGCTCTTCTTTGAGTAATCCACGCTCCAAGAGGAAGCTGATCAGCGAGAGCACCGTGCCGTTCATCAGAAGCATGTTGAGCATTTTGTAGAGGAACGACTGTAACCAGTGATACGCGCCCGGCTGAAAGTCCCCGAGTGTCGGGTAGAGCAGGTAAGACGGCAGGCCGTAGCCTGCGAGCATCATGCCCTCGTACTGCCATAAGTAGAGTTCCACATTCTTATAGGGGTTGATGCAGGCAAAGAGCTGAAAAATATCGATGCCCTTTTGCCAGAGAATGATGCTGTCGGATATGACGATTAGATCGCAGCCGTAGAAAACAAGGGTGCTGACCGCACTGACCAAAAAAGAAAGCACAATGGGTTTCCGTCCGATTGCCCTGACGGCATGACTCGAGTAAACGAAAGCCTTAAAACCGCTCTTAGAGCGCAGGTTTTCACGGAACGCTAAGACACAGAGGCCGAAAAGCAGGAAAAACAAGGCTGCGGCGACAGGCAAACGCTTCGTCTCGTTTCCGCCGAGTGAAATACAATAGGTCCCGACATAGTACATGGAACTTGTATAGCGACTCACCGCCTGTATCTGTTTCTCTTCCCCATCCACCGCACAGGAAAGCGGCACACCTTCTTTGATTGTCACGGTAAGCTGCTTGCTTTCTCCGCTGCTCCGAATTTCGCCCGTGTACTCATTCTCTCCGGCAGACAGTAATTCAACCGGTGCCTCGTCATAGACAAAGGCCATGACTTTCCCCTCGTTCAGGCGATCCGTGTCCAAAAACAGTTGCCGCGAAGGAACATAAAGCGATGCGAAGAAATTGGCAAGGTAGAGACTCAACAATGCCAAAACGACAATGACAATAGAAGTACGTAGGATTCCTTTTTCACTCATGTGCATCTCCCGCAGCAGTTGCCTAGGTGAATTCGCAATGTTCTTGCCCTCTTTATGCGTAAATGATATAGCCGAGATACGCAACGAACGCAATGATGAGAAAAATCAGAGCTTTATCGTGCGTGATAACTTCAATCGGATCTCCGTCCGAATCCCCCTCAATATCCAGGCTGTACTTCATGAGGAGTATCATCAAAATCGGCACAGACCAGATAAATAAGACACTCTCATGCTCTACCGCCCACATTGCATAAAAAACAATGGCTAGCGCAATGCAGACGTACATATTTTTGTCCAGAAAGCTGTACGAATAATACTGCAACACTTTCCGCGTCTCTTTCATACCTCCCTGTCTTGCGATTTCATTTCTGCGTTTTCCCAGTCCCATATAGAAAGCGCCTGTCCATATGGTGAGGTAGAGCCAACCCGAGATTGGAATTTGGGTCAAGACAGCGCCGTAAATAACGCGGATGATAAATCCGGAGGCCAAAATAATAACATCAATCAAGGGCTGGTTCTTGAGCCCGAAACTGTATGAAACATTTAGCACAAAATACATCAAAATCAAAAGCAGCCCGGATACACCTCCTGCAAGATACGATAGCGTCAACGACAGGAACAGGCAAAAGCCACCGATCACTCTGGCTTGTAAGATATGGATGCTTCCGTCGGCAATCGGACGGAAGCGTTTTGTCGGGTGTAGACGATCCTTGGGTGCATCCTGTATATCATTTAAAATATAAACCGTCGAGGATATCAGGCACAACGAAAAAAAGCCGATCAGCGCTATCGCAAACTTTTCGGTAAACAAAGTCTGATTGAAGAAGATCGGTGTGAATACCAGTATATTCTTGAGATAATGCTTAACTCGCAGTAAATCAAGGTATTTTTTCATGCTTTACCGTGCCTCTTTCCGAAGGATTGCTTATTCCCATACAAAGCTAACATCAGTCTTTGACACATATAATATATGCAAACGCTATCCGCATCTCATTTTTGCTTGAATACGAAGAACTTGCTAATCACATAATTCGAAACAATGACCACAATCTGTGCAATCAGCTTCACCAGAAGGCTGCTCCAGTGCAGACGGTCGATGAACACAAACAACATCAATTCTTCCACACCAAGGGTCAACAGGCGTCCGCTGAAGAAACCGGCCAGCTGTGCCCAGAAGCCCTTGGCCGTATCCGTTGTAGCATCGAAGACCCAGGTCTTGTTCGTAATAAACTGGAACAACACGCAGATAACCCAGTCCACAACGTTGGCAAAGAGCGCACCCCAGCCAAAGCGCTTCGTGAAGAGAACAAATAGCGCCAAATTCAGAAAGACTGCCAGGCCCCCGAAGAAGAGATACAGGAGTACTTCCTTGTGTTTACTGTACCAGGGCTTTAAAATTCGCAGTCCCGGCAAGCCCATCATGCGATCAAAAATGTCTTCACGTGTGTTTTCCATAATCATCTCCCAAATTCAATACCAAACAGCAAAACCTCAGGTCATCTCGCTTTGCCGGGCACGGGACAGGCAATGCGAATCAAAACTCTGTTTTCCGGTACACATCAAATCTTGTCAACGCCGAAAATACGGAACTGCTCAGCGTACCCGATTTCTCAGAAGCGGAATCTTTTGCAATATCTTTGTCGTCAACAAACTACAGAGAAAATCAGGGTAAAATTGTTGTGGTCAACGTTTTTTGTAACACCACTGCTTAATGGTACACTCCACTCTCTTTTCAAACTTTGAAGTCACAAATTGTGACCTCAAACAACCTCATCATTGTAGTGGTCAAAGTTTTTTGTTATACCACTGCTTAATAGTACACTCCGCTCCCTTTTCAAACGGAGTCAGATATCCGTTATATGAGTTCGAGACTCAGTAATTCCTTCTTTTGTACCGGCATGGTCTAATCCCCTTGACAAATCAACATTCTATCCCATCATGTCATAGAGGGATGGCCAACGTCCATCCCTCTACAAACTTACTTTACCGCAAGAAACAATCGAATCTGTTCTTCCGTCACCGCAGTCAAATCCTTGCCATCAGCCCAGGCCTGATACCAGCGCACGGTCTCACCGACCGCCCGATCCACATGCCAGATCGGTGCCCAGCCAAAGCGCTTCTTTAACTTTGCACAGTCAAGCTTCAGGAAACCGGCCTCGTGCGGCGCATTGGCTTCGGCCACGTT encodes the following:
- a CDS encoding GtrA family protein encodes the protein MENTREDIFDRMMGLPGLRILKPWYSKHKEVLLYLFFGGLAVFLNLALFVLFTKRFGWGALFANVVDWVICVLFQFITNKTWVFDATTDTAKGFWAQLAGFFSGRLLTLGVEELMLFVFIDRLHWSSLLVKLIAQIVVIVSNYVISKFFVFKQK
- a CDS encoding UbiA prenyltransferase family protein: MKKYLDLLRVKHYLKNILVFTPIFFNQTLFTEKFAIALIGFFSLCLISSTVYILNDIQDAPKDRLHPTKRFRPIADGSIHILQARVIGGFCLFLSLTLSYLAGGVSGLLLILMYFVLNVSYSFGLKNQPLIDVIILASGFIIRVIYGAVLTQIPISGWLYLTIWTGAFYMGLGKRRNEIARQGGMKETRKVLQYYSYSFLDKNMYVCIALAIVFYAMWAVEHESVLFIWSVPILMILLMKYSLDIEGDSDGDPIEVITHDKALIFLIIAFVAYLGYIIYA